From Pseudonocardia autotrophica, one genomic window encodes:
- a CDS encoding S9 family peptidase, translating into MSVTGRPTDQRPALIDVEALFADPEFSSPSISPDGTRIAYLAPAHGRRNVWVRGVDQEHTDAVLVTHDERRGISSYFWSDDPRWLLYLQDDDGNEDWHLYRVDLDRPDEPAVDLTPLEPGSRVFAVDSETTVPGTAIIWMNPRPLFVDVFRIDLGTGEITPLVERTDPADMFFVDRTGSAAWHVARADDGSYEISAADPDTGERRVLHRAGGPEHPVGLFLYPLPDGTGALLGDYHDSDDLRLLRLDRETGELTVVAAVDGHSLDTLSSVADTLPPTVFADRRTGGVIAARFTGDRPLIVPIDPHFAEVQAALEKLTDGVLGTVSSDLDGQRWIVTFIHDRQPVTTWFYDHSTGDARQVSGDRTLDPAGLAPTTAVSFPARDGLPLHGFLTLPVGVEPSALPLVLLVHGGPWMHDTWGFNRTVQFLANRGYAVLQVNFRGSTGYGRRHITAAIGEFARAMHDDLIDGADWAVAQGWADPARLGIAGGSYGGYAALVGVTVTPEKFAAAVDYVGISDLANFLATLPPFVRANMTNNWIAYVGDPDDPEQLAEMGRRSPITMVDRIRTPLLVAQGANDVRVVQAESDNIVAPLRERGVPVEYIVADDEGHGFENPENQVLLHRAIERHLAEHLGGRRAE; encoded by the coding sequence ATGAGCGTGACCGGACGCCCCACCGACCAGCGGCCGGCGCTGATCGACGTCGAGGCGCTCTTCGCCGACCCGGAGTTCTCCTCCCCGTCGATCTCCCCGGACGGCACCCGCATCGCCTACCTCGCACCGGCGCACGGCCGTCGCAACGTCTGGGTGCGCGGTGTCGACCAGGAGCACACCGATGCCGTGCTCGTCACCCACGACGAGCGCCGCGGCATCTCCAGCTACTTCTGGTCCGACGACCCGCGCTGGCTGCTCTACCTGCAGGACGACGACGGCAACGAGGACTGGCACCTCTACCGGGTCGACCTGGACCGGCCGGACGAGCCGGCCGTCGACCTGACGCCGCTGGAGCCCGGCTCCCGGGTGTTCGCCGTCGACTCCGAGACCACGGTGCCCGGTACCGCCATCATCTGGATGAACCCGCGACCGCTGTTCGTCGACGTGTTCCGGATCGACCTCGGCACCGGGGAGATCACCCCGCTGGTGGAGCGGACCGACCCGGCCGACATGTTCTTCGTCGACCGGACCGGCAGCGCGGCCTGGCACGTGGCGCGGGCCGACGACGGCAGCTACGAGATCTCCGCCGCCGATCCCGACACCGGCGAGCGCCGGGTGCTGCACCGCGCGGGCGGACCCGAGCACCCGGTGGGACTGTTCCTGTACCCGCTGCCGGACGGCACCGGTGCGCTGCTCGGTGACTACCACGACTCCGACGACCTGCGGCTGCTGCGGCTCGACCGGGAGACCGGCGAGCTGACCGTGGTGGCCGCCGTCGACGGGCACAGCCTGGACACCCTGAGCTCGGTCGCCGACACCCTGCCACCGACGGTGTTCGCCGACCGGCGCACCGGAGGAGTCATCGCCGCGCGGTTCACCGGCGACCGCCCGCTGATCGTGCCGATCGACCCGCACTTCGCCGAGGTCCAGGCCGCGCTGGAGAAGCTGACCGACGGGGTGCTGGGGACCGTGTCGTCCGACCTGGACGGGCAGCGCTGGATCGTCACCTTCATCCACGACCGGCAGCCGGTGACCACCTGGTTCTACGACCACAGCACAGGCGACGCCCGCCAGGTGTCCGGCGACCGGACCCTGGACCCGGCCGGTCTCGCCCCGACCACCGCGGTCAGCTTCCCGGCCCGCGACGGCCTGCCGCTGCACGGGTTCCTGACCCTGCCCGTGGGCGTCGAACCGTCGGCCCTGCCGCTGGTGCTGCTGGTGCACGGCGGGCCGTGGATGCACGACACGTGGGGGTTCAACCGGACCGTCCAGTTCCTGGCCAACCGCGGCTACGCCGTGCTGCAGGTGAACTTCCGCGGATCCACCGGGTACGGGCGCCGGCACATCACGGCGGCCATCGGCGAGTTCGCCCGCGCGATGCACGACGACCTGATCGACGGCGCCGACTGGGCCGTCGCGCAGGGCTGGGCCGATCCGGCCCGGCTCGGGATCGCCGGCGGCTCCTACGGCGGGTACGCCGCACTCGTCGGCGTCACCGTCACCCCGGAGAAGTTCGCCGCCGCCGTCGACTACGTCGGCATCTCCGATCTCGCGAACTTCCTCGCGACGCTGCCGCCGTTCGTCCGGGCGAACATGACCAACAACTGGATCGCCTACGTCGGCGACCCGGACGACCCGGAGCAGCTGGCGGAGATGGGCCGCCGCTCGCCGATCACCATGGTCGACCGGATCCGCACGCCGCTGCTGGTCGCCCAGGGCGCCAACGACGTCCGCGTGGTGCAGGCCGAGTCCGACAACATCGTCGCGCCGCTGCGCGAGCGCGGGGTGCCGGTCGAGTACATCGTCGCCGACGACGAGGGGCACGGCTTCGAGAACCCGGAGAACCAGGTCCTGCTGCACCGGGCGATCGAGCGGCACCTCGCCGAGCACCTCGGCGGGCGTCGCGCGGAGTAG
- a CDS encoding DoxX family protein: MRIGVGVNIAYAVSAALLALVLAFSGYGKLTHAAAVVQNLDRTGVPRSWYPWLATAEFAGAAGLVAGIWLRPLGVAAAVGAALYFVGAVVTHLVNNDAAGVRNPAPLLIVSIAVTTLGVLTV; encoded by the coding sequence GTGCGGATCGGGGTCGGCGTGAACATCGCCTACGCGGTGTCGGCGGCGCTGCTCGCGCTCGTGCTGGCCTTCTCCGGTTACGGCAAGCTCACCCACGCCGCGGCCGTCGTGCAGAACCTGGACCGCACCGGTGTGCCACGGTCCTGGTACCCGTGGCTGGCCACCGCGGAGTTCGCCGGTGCGGCCGGGCTGGTCGCCGGGATCTGGCTCCGGCCGCTCGGGGTGGCGGCCGCCGTCGGAGCGGCCCTCTACTTCGTGGGTGCTGTCGTGACCCACCTGGTGAACAACGATGCGGCCGGGGTACGCAACCCGGCGCCCCTGCTCATCGTCTCGATCGCCGTGACGACGCTCGGTGTGCTGACCGTCTGA
- a CDS encoding aminoglycoside phosphotransferase family protein: MSDHSARTAAAVDAAVGAARGLGLTVTDAAVLHDLFSVVVHLAPTPVVARMPVVFPRSTTPEILAGRQQAELDVAGWLAARGTPVIPPSPLVAREPVRRNGFSMTFWQFTEEDRRSEPDYAANSERVADLHAALHGYPGPLPFLTSDEPQHVPEALDQLAERGDLLTGDDLERARREWRALDPLVHSRTAFERAFPGVEVQPVHGDSPPANIFAGTDGPLFADFELVTTGPVEWDLATLGPEMRSAYERGARRSGLRPLDDDVMAFADAVGTLRAIATLALTPQLPVLADYLLPVLEQWRAAG; encoded by the coding sequence ATGAGTGATCACTCGGCACGCACCGCGGCCGCGGTCGACGCCGCCGTCGGGGCGGCCCGCGGGCTCGGGCTCACGGTGACCGACGCCGCAGTGCTGCACGACCTGTTCTCGGTGGTCGTGCACCTCGCCCCGACGCCCGTGGTGGCCCGGATGCCGGTCGTCTTCCCGCGCTCGACGACGCCGGAGATCCTGGCGGGCCGGCAGCAGGCGGAGCTGGACGTGGCCGGGTGGCTCGCGGCGCGCGGGACCCCGGTGATCCCGCCGAGCCCGCTCGTCGCGCGGGAGCCGGTGCGACGGAACGGATTCTCGATGACGTTCTGGCAGTTCACCGAGGAGGACCGGAGATCGGAGCCCGACTACGCAGCGAACTCCGAGCGCGTCGCCGACCTGCACGCGGCGCTGCACGGGTACCCGGGGCCGCTGCCGTTCCTGACCTCCGACGAACCACAGCACGTGCCGGAGGCCCTCGACCAGCTCGCCGAGCGCGGCGACCTGCTCACCGGCGACGACCTGGAGCGTGCCCGCCGGGAATGGCGGGCCCTGGATCCGCTGGTGCACTCCCGGACGGCGTTCGAGCGGGCGTTCCCCGGTGTCGAGGTCCAGCCGGTGCACGGCGACTCCCCGCCCGCGAACATCTTCGCCGGGACCGACGGGCCGCTGTTCGCCGACTTCGAGCTGGTCACCACGGGTCCGGTGGAGTGGGATCTGGCGACCCTCGGCCCGGAGATGCGGTCGGCCTACGAACGTGGCGCCCGGCGGAGCGGTCTGCGCCCACTCGACGACGACGTGATGGCCTTCGCCGACGCCGTGGGGACGCTGCGCGCTATCGCCACCCTCGCGCTCACCCCGCAGCTGCCGGTGCTGGCCGACTACCTGCTCCCGGTGCTCGAGCAGTGGCGGGCGGCCGGTTAG
- a CDS encoding VOC family protein, whose product MIRITITSVFVDDQAKALAFYTDTLGFVKKTDVPAGEYRWLTVASPADPDGVELLLEPDGHPAVRPYKEALVADGIPATQFTVDDVYAEVERLKGRGVVFTQEATDLGPVVTAVLDDTCGNLIQIAAMKV is encoded by the coding sequence ATGATCCGCATCACCATCACCAGCGTCTTCGTCGACGACCAGGCCAAGGCGCTCGCCTTCTACACCGACACGCTCGGCTTCGTGAAGAAGACCGACGTCCCGGCGGGTGAGTACCGCTGGCTCACCGTGGCGTCCCCGGCCGATCCGGACGGTGTCGAACTGCTGCTGGAACCGGACGGGCACCCCGCGGTGCGCCCGTACAAGGAGGCACTGGTCGCCGACGGGATCCCCGCCACCCAGTTCACCGTCGACGACGTGTATGCCGAGGTCGAGCGGCTCAAGGGGCGCGGCGTCGTGTTCACCCAGGAGGCGACCGATCTCGGGCCGGTGGTCACCGCGGTGCTCGACGACACCTGCGGCAACCTGATCCAGATCGCCGCGATGAAGGTCTAA
- a CDS encoding ArsR/SmtB family transcription factor has product MDADLFRAIGDATRRTILDELTERDGQTLFEICGRLSMKHGSTSSRQAVSQHLAVLEQAGLVHTRRQGRYKFHHLDTAPLRAIVERWPIDREGPNP; this is encoded by the coding sequence GTGGACGCGGACCTGTTCAGGGCGATCGGCGACGCGACCCGGCGGACCATCCTCGACGAGCTGACCGAGCGGGACGGTCAGACGCTGTTCGAGATCTGCGGACGGCTGAGCATGAAGCACGGTTCGACGTCGTCCCGGCAGGCCGTCTCGCAGCATCTCGCGGTGCTCGAGCAGGCCGGTCTCGTGCACACCCGGCGGCAGGGCCGGTACAAGTTCCACCACCTCGACACCGCTCCGCTGCGCGCGATCGTCGAACGGTGGCCCATCGACCGAGAAGGGCCGAACCCATGA
- a CDS encoding pentapeptide repeat-containing protein, translating to MNEPAAGRVLSVRSIVAAGVLLVAIAAAVAWVLLHLFGGGTPQDAARLDAVRTTATIVLGTGGAVALLLAARRQRSTEQTLVHQMEVARGVERDALERRTAESFTRASDQLGSSSAAVRLAGAYALEQIGREDAGRRQMIVDVLCAYLRVPPSADTSDPQEDVVREVVTDRVVTHLKKDSADFWPGISVNLSNTTLGHLLLSDTEFVVADFHGTTFRDRVTCSRSVARIVNFEDCTFEGGAQFGGLRVASMAMFDRAVFTGFTDFSDARFPWYVSFADAEFADRHSFTGATISSEESDLFGVTMPDGWRFEPGPDPTEHRVVPESGAGLTPG from the coding sequence GTGAACGAGCCAGCGGCCGGCCGGGTCCTGTCCGTCCGGTCGATCGTCGCGGCCGGCGTACTGCTCGTCGCCATCGCCGCGGCCGTCGCGTGGGTGCTCCTGCACCTGTTCGGCGGCGGGACGCCACAGGACGCGGCGCGTCTCGACGCCGTCCGCACGACCGCGACCATCGTCCTGGGCACCGGTGGCGCCGTCGCCCTGCTGCTCGCGGCACGCCGGCAGCGCTCGACCGAGCAGACCCTGGTGCACCAGATGGAGGTCGCCCGGGGAGTGGAGCGCGACGCGCTGGAACGCCGGACGGCGGAATCGTTCACCCGGGCCTCCGACCAGCTGGGGAGCAGCAGCGCCGCGGTCCGTCTGGCCGGCGCTTACGCGCTGGAGCAGATCGGGCGCGAAGACGCCGGCCGCAGGCAGATGATCGTCGACGTACTGTGCGCCTACCTGCGGGTCCCGCCGTCGGCGGACACTTCGGACCCCCAGGAGGACGTGGTCCGCGAGGTGGTGACCGACCGCGTCGTCACGCACCTGAAGAAGGACTCCGCCGACTTCTGGCCCGGCATCTCGGTGAACCTCAGCAACACCACGCTCGGCCATCTTCTGCTCTCCGACACCGAGTTCGTCGTCGCCGACTTCCACGGCACGACGTTCCGCGACCGGGTCACCTGCAGCCGCTCGGTCGCCCGGATCGTCAACTTCGAGGACTGCACCTTCGAGGGCGGTGCTCAGTTCGGCGGCCTCCGGGTCGCGTCGATGGCCATGTTCGACCGTGCGGTGTTCACCGGCTTCACCGACTTCAGCGACGCCCGGTTCCCCTGGTACGTCTCGTTCGCCGACGCCGAGTTCGCCGACCGCCACTCCTTCACCGGCGCGACGATCTCCAGTGAGGAGTCCGACCTGTTCGGTGTGACGATGCCCGACGGATGGCGGTTCGAGCCCGGCCCCGACCCCACCGAGCACCGGGTGGTGCCCGAGAGCGGTGCCGGGCTCACTCCGGGATGA